A genome region from Natranaeroarchaeum sulfidigenes includes the following:
- a CDS encoding DUF354 domain-containing protein, producing MSGSTTDDPLSELPPLDSDALAPQSDGGALDIVITIQHPAHVHFFRNAIDDLEDRGHHVHVFAREKDIALDLLDAYEIDHEVLAGAAGGLVGKAAVQLAYEWRLFRRARRIDPDVMVAIGEPGVVHVAALLGSRSIVFTDTEHATYRKRFVYPMADQVCSPEYYSDHIGDNHIKYPGYHELAYLHPDRFTPDPAPVREMGIDPEDRLVVLRLVSWEAAHDIGDSGIDDVTDVVEQLEAAGATVVITAEGELPPALAPYEITAPPERIHDLLYHADLFIGESATMATESAILGTPAILVTTIRGMGNIRELRDEYELVFSYADATRHADAIERAVEILESETDDRWEQRRQRLLSEKIDTTTFLTTLAEDGQVGAAVFEDPPAMGF from the coding sequence ATGTCGGGATCGACAACTGACGACCCGCTGTCGGAGCTACCACCGCTGGATAGCGACGCTCTCGCGCCACAGTCGGACGGCGGGGCGCTCGATATCGTGATTACGATACAGCACCCGGCACACGTCCACTTCTTCCGGAACGCAATCGACGATCTCGAAGATCGGGGCCACCACGTACACGTCTTCGCCCGCGAGAAAGATATCGCGCTGGACCTGCTCGATGCCTACGAGATCGACCATGAGGTACTCGCCGGAGCGGCAGGGGGACTCGTGGGGAAGGCAGCTGTGCAACTGGCCTACGAGTGGCGGCTGTTCCGTCGGGCCCGCCGGATCGATCCGGACGTCATGGTGGCGATCGGCGAGCCGGGCGTCGTCCACGTCGCGGCGCTGCTGGGAAGCCGTAGCATCGTCTTCACCGATACCGAACATGCTACCTACCGCAAGCGGTTCGTCTATCCGATGGCCGATCAGGTCTGTAGCCCCGAGTACTACAGCGATCACATCGGGGACAACCACATCAAGTACCCGGGGTATCACGAACTCGCCTACCTCCACCCGGATCGGTTCACGCCCGATCCCGCGCCGGTGCGGGAGATGGGGATCGATCCCGAGGACCGACTGGTCGTGCTTCGTCTCGTCTCGTGGGAGGCTGCCCACGACATCGGCGACTCGGGGATCGATGACGTCACCGACGTGGTCGAACAGCTCGAAGCCGCGGGCGCGACGGTCGTGATCACCGCCGAAGGCGAGCTCCCGCCTGCCCTCGCACCCTACGAGATCACGGCTCCGCCGGAACGGATCCACGATCTGTTGTATCATGCCGACCTCTTCATCGGCGAAAGTGCAACCATGGCGACCGAGAGCGCCATCCTCGGGACGCCTGCGATCCTCGTCACGACGATCCGCGGGATGGGGAATATTCGGGAGCTTCGCGACGAGTACGAACTCGTTTTTAGCTACGCCGACGCGACCAGACATGCCGACGCAATCGAGCGCGCGGTCGAGATTCTGGAGTCCGAAACCGACGACCGCTGGGAGCAGCGTCGACAGCGACTGCTTTCCGAGAAGATCGATACGACGACCTTTCTCACGACGCTGGCCGAGGACGGTCAGGTTGGCGCGGCCGTCTTCGAAGATCCGCCGGCGATGGGTTTCTGA
- the glmS gene encoding glutamine--fructose-6-phosphate transaminase (isomerizing) gives MCGITARVGGGDALEELLTGLTNLEYRGYDSAGIALRNGSGLSVHKHEGKIARLESQVREVRPAGEIGIGHTRWSTHGAPTDANAHPHTDCTGSIAVVHNGIIENYDELKADLIDRGHEFESETDTEVIPHLLEEEVAAGHSMQDAFRRVTAQLDGSYAIAAVSAETDAVYATRRGSPLILGLGETTQYLASDVPAFLEFTDQVIYLEDGDVVTLTRDDYEITDTDGYPVTREVRTIDWMPEDAEKGRYDHFMRKEISEQPTSLAQTIEGRIVEESGGEGSARRVCLDEFPPGAFADVSEIQFVACGTSYHAALYGQAMLARRGIGSQTFRAGEYAMLPAPVDEDTLVIGVTQSGETADTLESLRRASEGGAQTLALTNVVGSTAARECDDAMFIRAGPEIGVAATKTFSSQVASLALLAERLCEDRTGESSPYQGELLSGLSALPGLVECVLDDGRANDVIDRYRGMDSYFFIGRGIAHPVALEGALKFKEITYEHAEGFAAGGLKHGPLALVTPRTPVFAVFTGRYTDKMLSNVEEVQARGAPVIGIVSEDNSRVIETVDDAITIPDCHPDIAGLLANVQLQLVAYHVADYLDRPIDKPRNLAKSVTVE, from the coding sequence ATGTGTGGGATCACCGCGCGGGTCGGCGGCGGAGACGCGCTCGAGGAACTCCTGACCGGCCTCACAAATCTCGAATATCGCGGCTACGACTCGGCCGGAATTGCCCTCAGGAACGGTAGCGGCCTCTCCGTTCACAAGCACGAGGGGAAGATCGCCCGGCTCGAATCACAGGTTCGAGAGGTTCGTCCCGCTGGTGAGATCGGGATCGGACACACTCGCTGGAGCACCCACGGGGCGCCGACCGACGCGAACGCTCACCCCCACACCGACTGTACCGGTTCCATCGCTGTCGTCCACAACGGGATCATCGAGAACTACGACGAACTCAAAGCCGATCTGATCGACCGCGGTCACGAGTTCGAAAGCGAGACCGATACCGAGGTGATCCCGCATTTGCTCGAAGAGGAGGTTGCGGCGGGCCACTCGATGCAGGACGCCTTCCGGCGTGTCACAGCCCAGCTCGACGGTAGTTACGCGATCGCGGCCGTCTCGGCGGAGACGGACGCCGTCTACGCGACCCGGCGCGGCTCGCCACTGATTCTCGGCCTCGGCGAGACGACACAGTACCTCGCGAGCGACGTACCGGCGTTCCTGGAGTTCACGGATCAGGTTATCTACCTCGAAGACGGGGACGTCGTTACCCTCACTCGGGACGACTACGAGATCACCGACACCGACGGTTATCCGGTTACCAGAGAGGTTCGAACGATCGACTGGATGCCCGAGGATGCAGAGAAGGGGCGCTACGACCACTTCATGCGCAAGGAGATCAGCGAACAGCCCACCTCGCTGGCCCAGACCATCGAGGGGCGCATCGTCGAGGAATCTGGCGGGGAGGGTTCGGCCCGACGTGTCTGTCTGGATGAATTTCCACCCGGGGCGTTCGCGGACGTTTCCGAGATTCAGTTCGTTGCCTGTGGAACGAGCTACCACGCCGCGCTGTACGGGCAGGCGATGCTCGCCCGGCGCGGTATCGGCTCGCAGACGTTCCGTGCGGGCGAGTACGCGATGCTTCCAGCCCCGGTCGACGAGGACACCCTCGTGATCGGCGTAACGCAGAGTGGGGAGACGGCGGACACGCTGGAATCCCTCCGCCGTGCGTCCGAAGGCGGTGCCCAAACGCTCGCGCTGACGAACGTCGTTGGATCGACCGCCGCCCGCGAGTGCGACGATGCGATGTTCATCAGGGCTGGTCCCGAGATCGGTGTCGCGGCAACCAAAACGTTCTCTTCACAGGTCGCATCGCTGGCGCTGCTGGCCGAGCGCCTCTGTGAGGACCGTACCGGGGAATCATCGCCGTATCAGGGTGAGCTTCTGTCGGGCCTTTCGGCGTTACCCGGACTCGTCGAGTGCGTCCTGGACGACGGGCGAGCGAACGACGTGATCGACAGGTACCGTGGGATGGACTCGTACTTTTTCATCGGGCGAGGGATTGCCCACCCGGTGGCGTTGGAGGGGGCACTCAAGTTCAAGGAGATAACCTACGAGCACGCCGAGGGCTTTGCCGCGGGCGGACTCAAACACGGCCCGCTCGCACTCGTCACGCCGCGAACGCCTGTCTTTGCCGTCTTCACCGGGCGATACACCGACAAGATGCTCAGCAACGTCGAGGAAGTGCAGGCTCGCGGCGCACCGGTGATCGGTATCGTGAGCGAGGACAACAGCCGGGTGATCGAGACAGTCGATGACGCCATTACGATCCCGGACTGTCATCCTGACATCGCGGGACTGCTGGCAAACGTCCAGCTCCAGCTGGTGGCCTATCACGTCGCGGACTATCTGGATCGCCCGATCGACAAACCACGCAACCTCGCAAAGAGCGTCACGGTGGAGTAG